DNA sequence from the Malus domestica chromosome 11, GDT2T_hap1 genome:
ggaggatttgatgaagaacgaagatagctttcttgattcttcgggatttgcttgggagctttggagtttcaaagcttcaaggttttggtgtgaggtgaattggttatgaattggtctcccctcaaatgaatgcattggcttcctatttatagaattccaaaacttgatttttgggtttaaataatcagatgaaataaatcatttctgccaagcattgacacgtgtcatgtttgatgacttttctgatgattctcgaatttttgttgagtcacatgctatgtgtaaaatttatgtgacacgtgaatgttaaaattctaattattgatcaacatttatttcactgaaatttcgatgtctacacatAATGTTCGAAAGATAAACTGAATTCAAATTAATGCTCCCACTAATTTACTAGATCAATAATGAATAGAAAAGCTTGCAACATGTTTCCTAAAAGATTCCTTTTAAGAGCAATATGTATACGTATCAACTTAATCTGAATGAACCTAATTAATCCATATTTATCCATTCCAAAGCGTACTAATGCACATTCGTCTATAAATTTTATACGCATGAACTGAAACACTGACGTTTGATAAAATAATTATagtaatttaaaccaaattaatgTGCATAGATACACGGACGAAGCCACTATAGGCCTAGAGGGGTGGATGCTCccgttcaatttttttgttcccCATAAAAATTGTATAGTTTTGCATCCCAATGACCAACCATAATTAAAATACAATTAAACCCTATATGTTAATTGGTGTCAATATGACTGATTTTGCCAACAATAATTCTAAGTGTTTTGTATGAAAAAACTTTATGGATCAATCTATAAGTGTTTAGTTCAGTAAATATTTTAGCTTTTTAATTGTGACTATTGTTTGAAGATGCCCTCATTCATACAAATCTCTGGTTTCGTCTCTGCATAGATAGACATTAAGTACCATTATCCTTATTGTCATGGCTTAATTTTTCCCGTACCACCCAAGTATGAAACTGAATCTTATCACAAAAGATTAGGCAATACACAAACATTACTTCGttcaaaacttaaaatatgAGAAAAGAAACCGAAATGATTTTGGTTAGAAAGCTTCTTCAATATCTATATTTACGATTGAATCACTAAATGGACGTAAGCATGTGCCAGTGACCTTTTTAGATCATTCCTAATGTTTGTACAAAGCAACAAAGAACGAAAGAACGAAAAAGTATTTTAGAATATCAACCTTTCTTTGCACTTAATAAGAGCACATCGCCACTTAATAcaacggtctagtgatattccttttcatttgtaagtgagagatcttaggtttgattctcaccaaatgtgaagttgaaccatattattgctagcccattgtttgGCTAACCCCACCTCCTCCCTTTTAGAGTAgaaaatatcatttgttaaaaaaaaaaaaaaccaataataAGAGCATTTCTAGTGAAATCTCTAAATAGGGACAACCACCATATTAAATAGgtataaaacaaatatacaGACAAAATGAGTTTCCAATTGATCGAAAAATGAGTCCCTAAAGTATAGGGACTCACCGGATGCATAATCTTAGACCCAacagtttctgacacgacacggtGACACAACAtgaaaatgacacgaaaataacgggtttcaggtcaacacgataatttatcgggtgacccgttaataacgggtatacacgcgagtaacacgtgggtaaccctttgacccgttaagaaaaaatttattttgataattttaaagtttaattactaaaagatttattataaaatacaatagccatattaatatatacaatatattctatattaaatatatagttttgtattattattctatataagttaaaaaaaaaagttttagtcattatttatttttattatgagagttccatattatcattactaggataaattttacttaacatgttgttgtccaaaattaaaataaactaatatagtatttgtataggcaagaactaagaagacatacatacaagtatgaaaaatgtgaaagaatatataaacactattgattcatcattattcctctacgagtagataatggttacacttacattatcgtttagatttttaaaatcctccaaaccttcatgaataatgttttttatttgagggaaaaattaataaaattaataataattattttagaAGTGTacaaattgtaaaaaaatatacaatcactcatagtgacaaactttacaactttcatgaaggggtcagcttcgaaatccaacactataattcataaaccttaaatttatatttaaccatcGATTGCCATTtatgctttattcttcttactgaatttcatttttttaattttcttttttgaaaacatgatcatctggcagatgtaagaagatgaacggttcagatctttgatatcacgtttcgatatttacggttaactgaaatatgagtcgatgtcatatagtttgtagaaattttataaacatcaagcaatattttcactaaccgtaaaactctaaatataatattaacgatccaaaccgttcattttCCTGCATCCTATAATAGatcaagtttaaaaaaaaaagtttgaaaaaacaaaatttgatgagaacaatgaagcgtaaatgtaaacaacaattaacggttaaattttgatctatgatttatatgattatagtggtgaatttcgaagttaagctcttcatgaaagttgtaaagcttgtcattacgaacgtttatatatttttttacacttctacattaattaaaaactcattaaagactttaggtaaattaaaatatacttaaaagaaaaatgtgtttttatgttttggatgtgacaatatggtatgtatatacttatttagtattatgtttttcatttgattatttattggtttaaaatatattttccttaatgggtaacgggtcgggtcatattacctgttaatattattgggtcgatttcgggtcgggtcattttacccgtttattttaatgaatgttacacgacacgacccgttaagatatcgggtatgacacaaaAACGACACAAACATGAAAAACACGACACAAATGCCAGGTCTACATAATCTCATTGTACAAGGACAACCTTGAGTAGAAAACGGGATCCACAATCTTGATTGTAGTTTTTAatgcttttaattaattaaaaaaatagttaacataaacaaaaaaaatatgcacCTTCAGTGGAAAACGGAACCTACAGTCTGATTGAAGATTTTGCTTCTAatgcttttaattaattaaaaatttgttAACATAAGCAAAAAATGTGGACCTAATCAAATTATCACGTATAATCataaaaactttaaatttaAGGATTCTACTATAAGGATTATAccattagagcaagtccacagGAGTGGACTTTGCCTAGCACTCAGTCCAAATAGCAGCCCAGCACCCTGTCCATGTCCTCCAGCCCGCGCAACAGTCTGGCACCCAGTCCATGCTGGTCTCTGGCTGACCAAGAAGCCAGACCATTTACTGGCGCATGGCCATGTGGCTGATCCtgggctcttggatttgaatatttttcaaatccaacggtccagattaattaactacattaaaattaattaaaaatatataaaaaatacagtaaaatttttaaaaagttatttttttttctataaatacctaaccctcatcttccaccttacacatTAAAGTTATTTTTTAGTGTGTATTTTTTCtataagtttatttgatgagaatgtaattttattttagtgtgcatttttttttaagtttatttgaaattttatctaaaattggttaaaaatcttatccgaaataaacttaaaaaaaaaaaacacaccaaataaatgcgctaggtgccagcgcatttttttagggatggagatgccatagcctattactgttcactccagtttattactgttcacttgagtggataaatgcgctgggtgctggcgcaagTTCTTAgaggtggacttgctcttagacAATGTTCATTCAAGGACACAAAAAATCCCTTTGAATGAGTACTCAAAAGTAGTGGTGGGAGTCCCTAAATAAGGACttccattggagatgctcttagtcTCTGAATTTAGTCAAATCTGAGATAATGAGGTGCAACAAATACACTCTAAAGAGAATAGAGAGTAATTTAGAGAAAATAGAACGGTTTCTCTTAACAACCATTCGAGCCACAAAGACCCGCTATGTGGGCGGCCTACCCCTTGGTAAATGAGTCTCGAGTTGAGTTTAAGGGGTATTACCGCAAATAACCTAAAGTTAAAACATTGGATTCCAATTTCCAAAAAGTTAGAACCAAAAGCAATGAATTGCAAGGGCACGGGCATCGCGCCCAAAACTTCACACCTCTCCCACCGCAACCAAATGCGAAAAGAGTCCCAGACAAGTCATTCGTTTCTTATTCCCCCAATTTCCTAGCTTTTGCTTGCACCACACCAGACCAAAGCTTCTTCCGCAATTCCCAATTTCCCCTTCCCTCCTCCACTCCTCCCaatttcaaaaccctaattctctctctctctctctctccaacatCAAAACCCCCTTTCGTCCAAATgatctgaaaattttgaatttttatttttattttttaccccTAACTGTTGACTCTCGTGATTGGTTTAATATTAGCAATGTCGGATGACATGCTCATTCATTTCTCCTCCAACTCCTCCAACCAGTCGGACCACTCTCTGCCCACCAAGATTGCCAAGCTCGAAGCCCGAATGGTCGGCAAGGCCTCCTCCGCCTCCGCCGCCCCTCCTGCTCTCCAGCAACAGCAACTGCCGCAGTCCGCTTGGTCCTCCCTCTCCTCCGCTCCGAGATTCACCACGGCTGACTTGGCCGAGCCATCAACTTCGAGTGATTCCGACGATGATGTAAGTCCTTTTCTCTCTCAACTCTGTACCCATTGCTTGTAATTCATTGAGTTGGTTGGGTGCTTTCAACTTTAACTAGTTGGGATTGATGCTGATGGTAATTGGCAAGTAGTTTAGCGAATTGATCGATTGTGGGTATGTTTATTTACAGTTGTTATGTCCATTAAATACTAATTAATCAATGAAATTGTTGTCGTTGTGCTGTTATAAGCTAATACTAAGTTGAATGTATTCAAAACCGTCTTGATCTACCTTACTTGAGTGATTCACTAAAATCAAACAATACAATTACATATTGGATTAAAGGTCTGCTAGGTGataaaaaaaatcgaaattGCTTGTGGCATTACATACTTGATAATTAAATGCCAAATTAATGAGACCGGATTTTTGGAGAGGAATCAAAACAATATTTTGATTATAATAGCGAACTGATGGACTAGATTGTGCAACTGGAATAgggaattttcttttcttcatacCATTTATATAACCCTTTACATTTGTGAAATTTCCATTCACGATTATGATTTGCTTACCAAGTTCGGATTGCATGCCTCTGTCACCAGTTTTTGGAGTTGTTTTTTCCAAAGGCTTTTCTGTTTGTAAGAAACGAAATTGTTTATAAAGTTGAGATAATACTAATATCCAGCAGTGAACAAGAAATCCACgtacaaaacaagaaaataccaaaagaaGCTATCTTATCCTTTGAAAACAATCAGTtacatattattatattttgatttagaaTTTAGACATGTTTAACAGCGTTAAATACATAAATCTCATTAAACTATCAGATTCTTGGATCTTCTCGAGTTGCTATGATTTATGTTCAAGTTCATATTCTTATGACAGAATGGAGAGGAGTTTCTGATACAAGCCAACACTCAGAAGCGCCAGAAACTTCAAGAAGATGGTAATTCAACCGTTCTTGAACATGTTGAGGTAGGCTCTTTTTCAAGTTAAATTTGGTTGGAAGCTTTAGGATAATACCGTAGCCACTGATTTTAATTGATCATACACACGACTAGTTTCTTGGCTTCAAATGATATAATCTAAATCAGTTCTAGCATGTTTGAGGAAGTACGGTTTTGGAAAACTCATCAAAGTATAGTTTAGATGAAAAGTTGGGATCATGGTGTTCATTAgtttacttatttttttacatgcaggaaattcttcttcttccttactTCCACTTATAAAATAGATTATATATAAATCTTGAAAAATTAATctgaaataaaaaatcacatgcAGGCAGTGGTTGATGGGAGGCAGATGGTTGTAGAAACCACCAATGCCACAGCAACTTCTGATTTAAACAAGAAAAAGCATGGTCGTGGTAGGGGGCATTCAGTTTCAAGTAGGGTTCGCGGTTCAAGAGTCAGTGATCAGACAAAATTATTAGTTACTCCTTCGACAGTTTCACCCCTTAATGGTCAGTCTGAGAACCCATACAATAAGGTATGCTCGTACGCATGAGCTGTTTCAGTTTAATCCTTATTCTTTTAAGGTAGTAGTTATCTTCTATGCATCATTATATTCTGCCATCATCAGGCTGTTATCTCTTATGctcatattttatttgttatggTTACAAATTATGTACTGTATTCTGCTATCAGGAcgtgttttttcttttaatggACTGGGTCAGCTGTATCTGTTGTTCTCTGTATAAAAAATTCTCGCTATATATTTTCTTTGCCATTGTTTAAATGTTCTCTTTAAGATCATATTTCTTAGATAATTGATTGAGTATCTGTTAGCCATGAATGGAGTTTTATCAGGACCTGCATCTCTGCTTGACATCTGTCTATTTTTCTAATTGAAATATTGACTACGAAATGCCAATGCATAGATGTCACCTGGTAATGAGGTGACATTGACTGCCACAGTTTATCACTTGGTTTACACACATGGCCCTGTGTATgcttttgttttaagttttagttaATATTGTTCAAAATATTTTATGAAGTTGAAAAATGAAGGCATTTAAATATTTCGCAAACCTGGGGTGTAGAGAATGTTTGTGAGTTTGGCAATTTGCCCATTGTATCACGTGTACCTTACATGTCTTCTGTTTTGCTAAACTAGGTGATTAAAATTGTACTAGTAAAGAAGTGGCAGAAAGAATCTGCAAATGATGTCGAAAGGCAATATATGGTGATATTGTGGTGTGACGGCAAATCATGTTTCCATTGGCGTGAAAAAATGCTCACCAGAAACTataaaaaccatatatataatcTTCCAATAAAATTTATGATTTCCCATTTTGAGCCATCCCTGCATCCTATTCCATGCGTGTTTAATCCGGTTCCTCTTTCAAGTAGACTACAGTCAGATTTAGAGTTTATATGGGAGAGACTAAGATTTTTAGCGTCTACATTCAAATTCAGCTTAATTTAGTTGGAGTAATGAGCCAATTGCAATGGAAAACTTGTCTGTCCTGTGCTTCTTTTTTCTCTGGGGTTTATTCTTGTTGGTGTATGTAGAACAGAAATATTCATGAGCACAAACTGCTCTCACACGTTCATACTTGCAGGATAGTGATAGCAGGCCTAAAGAGCAGCTTTGGAATGACAACCGCTCTTCACTAGATGTATGATTTGGGGATTTGTTAAGTCATTTTGCAATTATTTGTTACTCTTTAGACGATACTTATTtggtttagtttttgttttttttttttttggggggggggtgggTGCTGGCATGAGAGTTGAGTAAGAGAACGGCCTTTATAGTTCAAGCAGCATACTTAAAATGGTTACGTTACCCTAGAGGCACATAATTCATAGTTGTACCATTCTTTGTCAAACTAGGAGGAGGTTGCATCGTTACGTGCAACAGTTGCTTTGCTAGAGGAAGACTTACGAAAATCACGTCAAGAGGCCTCTGATTATCAGAATCTTTGCCGTCAATCAGAGAAGGTAATAAAGTAACTGCCAGTATTGTCAAGAGAACAATATGCTAATGTAGTGTCACTTTTTTCTTAGGCTCTTGTCTAGAATGCAAATCTGTTCATCtctgttttctattttttatagCCTTCCATTGTTGTCTGTGATGTGTAGGAATTGAATGAAGTAAAAGACCTTGAACAGAAAATGAAGCCGAAGGTGTGCTCTTCTGGACAATTTATATTCATCAGTATTTCcaattatattgttatttttaaattttttgtggtattttTCTGCTACATTGTTGCATTTTGTTCTTTATCATTTGCTGTCAACTTTCATGGGAAAACAAAGTACAGATAGACTTTTATACTAAGTCGCCCTATTCTGTTTTAATCTCGTCACTAATAATTTCAGTAAACTAGTATGGTAATTTTATTATACCAGTCTTGTCAATTGAAATTTTGTGGGCGGGTTCTAGTCCTGTCCCTTTATCGGAGGGCCTTAACTGTAGGCACCATTGGAGTGGTCATCCAGTTCTCAAACAGCCTTTAGTTTAAATTAACAGGCTATTGTGTGCATACTCACATACATAAATGTCATTTTAAAATGAGGCTTGTGCATTTCGTTCAAGATAGGTCATCTTTTAAGATTCATTTACACATGAATCATGATACAAAGCCTCGACGGAAGTTCTTTTGTAATGATTATGAACTGTTGGATTCATTTTTCTGTATACAAGCAGCAGGTGAGAAATGATTGCATTCTGCGTGAATTTTGTGTTTATCATTTGTATGCTGGAAAATTGATGTGATGGATACAAGTTCTGGTTTCCACTTATGCAGAGAACAAAAGTGATCTCCGATCTGCTGATATCTGTTTCGAAAGCAGAAAGGCAGGAAGCAAGGTTGAAAGTACGACAGGACTCTTTGAGGCTTGGCAATGTGGGTGTCATCAGGTAATGCATCATTTTATTGCAGTTTCTATATTTGGTACTTTGAAAGAGTTCTTCGTGCTTGAGGGATTTCCTTGTCGTTTCAAAATTTGTATGGGCTCCTCTCATCTTAGTCATTCCATTTTTCTTCCAAATATTTCGCAAATAATTTTCTGTCCATTGCAGAGCTGGAACTGTCATATCTGAGACATGGGAAGATGGGCAAGCCTTGAAAGATCTCAATGCTCATCTTGTATGTTCTTATCTGacatttttcttttagtttgcTTTGTCACGCAGCTTTATTATTATGTTTAGCCACAGTGAGCTTTTCTACTTTTATGGCCTTCTTTTTGGCCACTTATCAAATAATCTGAACCATTTTTGCAAATAGAAGTGCATTTCATAATGCTTGAACCAGAAAGtactagaaaagaaaaaagtcatTTGACAAAAACAATGAGAGTATTAAGGTTTCCCTAGCAAAGTCACATTAGGATTCCAGACTACTTACTGATGTCTAAAGTTTTTAAGGTTTTAGTACACTATTAATTAGAGATTATTTTTCCTAAGTCTTGTTTGGATGCCAGTTTCATCTCACGTTGTGTGCACATGACTTTCAGTTATCAGTATGTACTTGTTGCAGCATTTCTATATtccagttttatttttatttagtgTCAAGGGTCTGTGAAGCACATATGTAATTTGATTTAGTTTGGTCTTAAATATGAAATGTTGGTTGGATGGTAACTTTCTATTCCTGGCCCTTTTGGTAAGGATGTGATGAAATTATGTCACCAGTGTATATCTATTATAAAGCGTATATCTTAGATTTTAGAATGATTATCTCCTTCACAGCTATGAACATTGTAGGTTTAGTGTTACTAGAGCTTCGATGCTCCTTGTTTAAGTTCATAGTGTCTATAGAGCTTCCAGGCCTAAGGGAGAGGATCacactttcttttctctcttcaaatGCTGTCTTTTAATCAATTTACGATTGTTGTACTTTTTCTCGTAGATCCATTTTTGGATTTTCATATGGCATTTATTAAcatatttatgttaattttgtaGAGACAATTATTAGAAACTAAGGAGGCTGTTGAGCGGCAGCGAAAGTCATTGAAGAAAAAGCAAAGTGGTAAAGTTCTTATGCATGACTGTTCTTATTACCTTTCTTGTTTTGGTTAATTTGGTTTATACTACATTCTAGGAattcaatcatttttttttcagtgcAATTTAATCATATGGTTTCTGTTGGAGTTAATCTCTGTTTCACTCTGTCTCTCTCACTATCTATCAATCCGTTGGATTTATGGATTTTCATTTCCTGAAGATAAGGGTGATGGAGTTGATGCTGAAACTGGAATGCAAGAAGAACTTCTAGTTCAGGATGAGATCTATAAATCCCGTCTTGCCAGCATCAAACGAGTAAGCTTACTAGTttctttaatttctgttttggattttttcattctgtttttattttcattaggaAGGAAGTCCTGGTTTTCTCATTTGTTTGTCTTTTGTCTATGGACTTCTGAAGGAGGAGGAAGTTATCCTGCGTGAAAGAGACCGTTATGAACTGGAGAAGGGAAGGCTTATACGTGAGATGAAACGCATACGAGATGAGGATGGTTCCCGTTTTAACAATTTTCAGATTCTCAACCACAGATATGCCCTCTTAAATCTTCTTGGCAAAGGGGGATTCAGTGAAGTTTACAAGGTCAGAactttgagaattgtggttttGATATCTAAAATTATTCCCACTAGTTTATGGTAAATGTTTATATATTGGATGAAAAGCCTAGACAATTCATTTGCCAATGTTGGCAATTGTAAAGAAATACCTTTTTGCAGTGATTTGAAGTGAGAAATTTCCAGCAGGCATTTGACTTGGTAGAGCATAGATATGTTGCATGTAAGCTTCATGGTTTAAATGCTCAGTGGAGTGAAGAGAAGAAGCAGAGTTACATACGGCATGCAATCCGGGAGTACAATATACACAAGACTTTGGTTCATCATCACATTGTTCGACTTTGGGACATTTTTGAGATTGATCAGAATACATTCTGCACTGTCTTAGAGTATTGCAGTGGTATTTATACTCAACGTTCTGTCCTTTGAATAATCTTTGTTTATTCTAAGATGGAGATATTAGTGGTCGGGTCTTGTAGAGAATTCTTGTCTCATTCTTTCTTCATCTCCCTTTTGGTTTTATTGATATTTCCTTTTCTACCCTCAGGGAAAGATCTTGATGCTGTCCTTAAAGCAACGCCTGTGTTACCTGAGAGGGAAGCTAGGATCATTATCTTTCAGATATTTCAAGGTCTTATATACATGAACAAAAGAACACAGAAGATTATACATTATGATTTGAAGCCTGGAAATGTTCTATTTGATGAGCTTGGGGTTGCAAAAGTTACTGACTTTGGTCTTAGCAAGATAGTGGAGGATGATGTTGGATCCCAGGGTATGGAACTTACATCCCAGGGTGCTGGAACTTATTGGTAAGTGATGCAACTCAGCTTAAGTACATCTGCAGGTTTACATTTGCTTTTAAAGAAAAGAAGTTCAGCTTCCCTGGGAATTTGAAATGATGTTTGAACTTGAAAATTAGTATCTTCactttattattatatttattgGGAAGAAATGGTAACTTTAAGCTTTGTTGTGTGTCTTCGCGTGGCTCTCCTCTGTCTTCTTCTCCTTGACATTTTAGTACATTTGGTTTAAGTAGCAGAATACGTAATAATTTCTTTGTTATTTGCAGGTATTTACCTCCTGAATGCTTCGAGCTCAGCAAGACACCTCTTATATCCTCAAAGGTCggtgactttaatatatttgTATTGCCTAGTGGCAGCATGACATACATGTGCAACCAAGTGGCCAAATGCATTTATACTGCACACACTCTCTCTGTCTGTCTGATAGATAGATAGCTTTTCTGTTTTATATCAATATTGTTCAAGCCTAGTCTAGACATAAATTCCGTCGCGTACTAGACTACAGATACGATTGGTGTCCCCTGAGTCTTCTTACTTGGAAAATAACTTATCAGAAAACCAAACTGTTTCTCTTTGCCCTTTATTCTTCTCAGCTTGGGTTCCAAGGTTTTTTGACACGGTCCCTCTTGGAAAGCAGGTTGATGTTTGGTCAGCAGGTATTCTGTTATACCAAATGTTATTTGGAAGACGGCCTTTTGGCCATGATCAGACCCAGGAACGAATACTACGGGAAGACACAATTATTAAGGCTCGAAAAGTTGAATTCCCTTCCCGACCTTCCATCTCAAATGAGGCAAAGGTGAGTTGTGCTCACAGTTGGTACAGCATGCTTAATTTTCTTTAGCGGAAATAGTTGGTTCTTAGAAATAATCCATCTTGTGCTTCAATATAAAGATTTAACCTGGGAAACAAAGATTTCATGGGCTGCTCACTGAACCAAACATCTTCTCAGAATGTATGAGTCAAATAGTTGAGCAAAATACACAATTCACAAGGTCGATCCAAGAGTTATTTTATTCATGTATATGGGTTTCAGAATGACaacatttttaatcattttgaGAGTTTTGTGGTATTTAATGAGTGTTTATATATCTTTCGGAATCTATAGTATATATGTGAGACTACGAGTATTTTAAAGCAAAGAGATTttaatgaaagaaaaatattaatgttGAAAGGCTTGGGTTCTTGCAGGCTTAGTACCTTAATATCTCCATCTATGGCAACATTTTCAGCAATCCTTCAAACTTTTTCTTCCTAAGTTATTTTGATTGCTAAATTTACTGCCATCTTAGAAGACCATAACCCTAGACAGCAGAGTACTTgaactaaaaaaagaaaaaacctcaTTGAGAGTATTTGACTTAAAAAAAACCTTGTTAAGTGCGTATACAAAAAATAACTCCCATTCACTGATGGACATGGTTAGCTGAATTCTGAGCAACTCGGTGATACCATTCTGCATATTTCTATTGGCAGGAATTCATTCGGCGTTGTCTAACATATAATCAAGCAGAGAGGCCAGATGTTTTAGGGATTGCTCAAGATCCATTTCTCACATACTCAAAGAAGTAAATCTATACAGCTAAGAAGAATTTGGCGCCACAAGATTTTGTTTGATTTCCTGCAATACCCCACAAGGAATTTTTGTACAGTTTGTCTAGGTTTGTTACTCACTCTAGTTGTGGTGTACTTCCATCTTAAAAATGGTGGCGGTTTGAGTGGGAGGGACCTGATCTACGGGTGAAGGCTGTAGGTAATTTTCCCCTGCCTGTCTTTAACTTTCGTTTTTGGTTTTTCAGCTGGGCTTTTTGCTTCTGAGTTATCCTTTTTTGATCATGTGTTGGCACTCtttttgtgaagaaaaatcGTGTAAAGAGTAGAGTTTACATGAAACAATTTTGAAGCTTCGCTAATCTTTTACATGAAACAATCTTGTCCTCTGCGATGCAACTTGATCTCTATATAATGTACTTATAAAGCTGAATTCAATTGTTATGGTGCCTCTATATGTCATCACTAAGGAACATTTCAGGGTAAATTCTTTTGGATGTCTGAAATTTGAGTGGAGGCGATCTGCTTATTCGAACGACTGGAATTAAAACTTAAGTGATTCCGGTGCAAAAGCAACTGAGTTACAAGTTCCTTGTGTTACTTAAACAAGGTGCGATATCCGATGAAAGATATTCCCAATGCACGTTTTCCGTTGTCTTTTCGTGATATCGTTGTGATGAATTGCGAGTAAGTTTTTATCGGCATGACTGTTTCTTGGTAACATTTTGTGTTGTTTAGTCA
Encoded proteins:
- the LOC103448132 gene encoding serine/threonine-protein kinase TOUSLED-like isoform X1, encoding MSDDMLIHFSSNSSNQSDHSLPTKIAKLEARMVGKASSASAAPPALQQQQLPQSAWSSLSSAPRFTTADLAEPSTSSDSDDDNGEEFLIQANTQKRQKLQEDGNSTVLEHVEAVVDGRQMVVETTNATATSDLNKKKHGRGRGHSVSSRVRGSRVSDQTKLLVTPSTVSPLNGQSENPYNKDSDSRPKEQLWNDNRSSLDEEVASLRATVALLEEDLRKSRQEASDYQNLCRQSEKELNEVKDLEQKMKPKRTKVISDLLISVSKAERQEARLKVRQDSLRLGNVGVIRAGTVISETWEDGQALKDLNAHLRQLLETKEAVERQRKSLKKKQSDKGDGVDAETGMQEELLVQDEIYKSRLASIKREEEVILRERDRYELEKGRLIREMKRIRDEDGSRFNNFQILNHRYALLNLLGKGGFSEVYKQAFDLVEHRYVACKLHGLNAQWSEEKKQSYIRHAIREYNIHKTLVHHHIVRLWDIFEIDQNTFCTVLEYCSGKDLDAVLKATPVLPEREARIIIFQIFQGLIYMNKRTQKIIHYDLKPGNVLFDELGVAKVTDFGLSKIVEDDVGSQGMELTSQGAGTYWYLPPECFELSKTPLISSKVDVWSAGILLYQMLFGRRPFGHDQTQERILREDTIIKARKVEFPSRPSISNEAKEFIRRCLTYNQAERPDVLGIAQDPFLTYSKK
- the LOC103448132 gene encoding serine/threonine-protein kinase TOUSLED-like isoform X3, translating into MSDDMLIHFSSNSSNQSDHSLPTKIAKLEARMVGKASSASAAPPALQQQQLPQSAWSSLSSAPRFTTADLAEPSTSSDSDDDNGEEFLIQANTQKRQKLQEDGNSTVLEHVEAVVDGRQMVVETTNATATSDLNKKKHGRGRGHSVSSRVRGSRVSDQTKLLVTPSTVSPLNGQSENPYNKEEVASLRATVALLEEDLRKSRQEASDYQNLCRQSEKELNEVKDLEQKMKPKRTKVISDLLISVSKAERQEARLKVRQDSLRLGNVGVIRAGTVISETWEDGQALKDLNAHLRQLLETKEAVERQRKSLKKKQSDKGDGVDAETGMQEELLVQDEIYKSRLASIKREEEVILRERDRYELEKGRLIREMKRIRDEDGSRFNNFQILNHRYALLNLLGKGGFSEVYKQAFDLVEHRYVACKLHGLNAQWSEEKKQSYIRHAIREYNIHKTLVHHHIVRLWDIFEIDQNTFCTVLEYCSGKDLDAVLKATPVLPEREARIIIFQIFQGLIYMNKRTQKIIHYDLKPGNVLFDELGVAKVTDFGLSKIVEDDVGSQGMELTSQGAGTYWYLPPECFELSKTPLISSKVDVWSAGILLYQMLFGRRPFGHDQTQERILREDTIIKARKVEFPSRPSISNEAKEFIRRCLTYNQAERPDVLGIAQDPFLTYSKK
- the LOC103448132 gene encoding serine/threonine-protein kinase TOUSLED-like isoform X2 produces the protein MSDDMLIHFSSNSSNQSDHSLPTKIAKLEARMVGKASSASAAPPALQQQQLPQSAWSSLSSAPRFTTADLAEPSTSSDSDDDNGEEFLIQANTQKRQKLQEDGNSTVLEHVEAVVDGRQMVVETTNATATSDLNKKKHGRGRGHSVSSRVRGSRVSDQTKLLVTPSTVSPLNGQSENPYNKDSDSRPKEQLWNDNRSSLDEEVASLRATVALLEEDLRKSRQEASDYQNLCRQSEKELNEVKDLEQKMKPKRTKVISDLLISVSKAERQEARLKVRQDSLRLGNVGVIRAGTVISETWEDGQALKDLNAHLRQLLETKEAVERQRKSLKKKQSDKGDGVDAETGMQEELLVQDEIYKSRLASIKREEEVILRERDRYELEKGRLIREMKRIRDEDGSRFNNFQILNHRYALLNLLGKGGFSEVYKAFDLVEHRYVACKLHGLNAQWSEEKKQSYIRHAIREYNIHKTLVHHHIVRLWDIFEIDQNTFCTVLEYCSGKDLDAVLKATPVLPEREARIIIFQIFQGLIYMNKRTQKIIHYDLKPGNVLFDELGVAKVTDFGLSKIVEDDVGSQGMELTSQGAGTYWYLPPECFELSKTPLISSKVDVWSAGILLYQMLFGRRPFGHDQTQERILREDTIIKARKVEFPSRPSISNEAKEFIRRCLTYNQAERPDVLGIAQDPFLTYSKK